A single genomic interval of Selenobaculum gibii harbors:
- a CDS encoding HNH endonuclease translates to MSNFCTFKIGEEVSNSQIINVFKCGNMGGMRRSRVTNSLMIISDHTKGLYEDKWDRDILHYTGMGKSGDQKINFAQNKTLAQSNENGIEVHLFEVFEATKYIYRGEVKLVAEPYQDRQKGEDGVERSVWMFPLKLSERNQIIPLDIIKRNQEVKEKKARRLSESDLRDRIKAKIGGESSVRNISSIVYDRDADIAEYAKRRAKGICQLCEQNAPFKKQNGEPYLECHHIIPLSEGGSDTVNNTVALCANCHRKMHSLNLSKDRSFLKRKVQEL, encoded by the coding sequence ATGAGCAATTTCTGCACATTTAAAATTGGAGAAGAAGTATCAAATAGCCAAATTATAAATGTATTTAAATGTGGTAATATGGGAGGAATGAGGCGTTCTAGAGTTACTAATTCATTAATGATTATTTCTGATCACACTAAAGGTTTGTATGAGGATAAATGGGATAGAGATATATTACATTACACTGGAATGGGAAAATCAGGTGATCAGAAAATTAATTTTGCACAGAATAAGACATTAGCCCAATCAAATGAAAATGGTATAGAAGTTCATTTGTTTGAAGTATTCGAGGCAACTAAATACATATACAGAGGAGAGGTTAAACTTGTAGCAGAGCCATATCAAGATAGGCAAAAAGGTGAGGATGGTGTAGAACGTTCAGTTTGGATGTTTCCATTAAAATTATCAGAAAGAAACCAAATTATACCTTTGGATATCATTAAGCGAAATCAAGAAGTTAAAGAAAAAAAAGCAAGAAGGTTATCTGAATCGGATTTAAGAGATAGAATCAAAGCTAAGATTGGTGGAGAATCTAGTGTAAGGAATATTAGCTCTATTGTATATGATAGAGATGCAGATATTGCCGAATATGCCAAAAGGCGTGCAAAAGGAATATGTCAACTATGTGAACAAAATGCGCCGTTTAAAAAACAAAATGGCGAACCTTATTTAGAATGTCATCATATAATACCACTATCAGAAGGTGGTAGTGATACTGTTAATAATACTGTTGCTTTATGTGCAAATTGTCACAGAAAAATGCATAGTTTAAATTTAAGTAAAGATAGGTCATTTTTAAAAAGAAAAGTACAAGAACTGTAG
- a CDS encoding DUF927 domain-containing protein: MLYLHNGKLYKLNEKGVELEVCQEVQISHVLSDLHSNDKVIYLKLILKNEEVEFAMERGRFTKIDIINELLRKGLSINSWDTNALIQYLFYLEESAPKYYQHHKLGFHKVNDHLLYLASKTIGGEVTSTYVENEKLLPRGTYEMWLNIINHEVIGYPALEFALTIGYSAIVVGRLSSLIGFSNLLFLFYNDTSLGKTTALKLMASIYGNPSIGRNGIVNTFDATHNALINLMCDKCGFPVLLDEAMMNNRTGWEDLIYRIEGGTEKNRLSKDLIARNQREWRTTVVMTSEVSMLENSAQHGGLRCRLFELKRKFTASAEHSNRIVDGISQNYGHAVIPFANFLICLKDDEMIQLYHTRRNALSDKLRKRNSLSSRIIEKLAVISVTASIMNTNIGLKVNEESIDKEIISIHDSITRSFDVADEALEFFKSWISEKKSQFHHEILPQYRNAKNTHFNGSFGVNSFGKILIDNKENVLEVLILTKKFQEVFERSTFPKIQTILQAWREKGILIGSDPGRLDTKRTINGIRSRVYIIQFAKEDSSYPTYEDKKTVAAEDNLFCEEAS, from the coding sequence ATGTTGTATCTACATAACGGTAAACTGTACAAATTAAATGAAAAAGGAGTAGAACTAGAAGTGTGTCAGGAGGTGCAAATTTCACACGTTCTTAGTGATTTGCATTCTAATGACAAAGTAATTTATTTGAAACTTATTTTAAAAAATGAAGAAGTTGAATTTGCGATGGAACGAGGCAGGTTTACAAAAATCGATATAATTAATGAACTGCTGAGAAAAGGGCTTAGTATAAATTCTTGGGATACGAATGCGTTAATACAGTACTTGTTCTACTTAGAAGAAAGTGCTCCTAAATATTATCAACACCATAAGCTTGGCTTTCACAAGGTCAACGATCATTTATTGTATCTAGCATCAAAAACTATAGGTGGGGAAGTAACATCAACTTATGTTGAGAATGAAAAATTGTTGCCAAGGGGTACTTACGAAATGTGGTTAAATATCATAAATCACGAGGTTATAGGATATCCTGCTTTAGAATTTGCCTTAACTATTGGGTATTCGGCTATCGTAGTAGGGAGACTTTCCTCTTTAATTGGGTTTAGTAACTTGTTATTTCTTTTTTACAACGATACTTCATTGGGGAAGACTACTGCTTTAAAGTTGATGGCTAGTATATACGGAAATCCAAGCATTGGTAGAAACGGGATAGTAAATACGTTTGATGCTACGCATAATGCATTGATAAACTTGATGTGTGATAAATGCGGATTTCCTGTCCTGCTTGACGAAGCGATGATGAATAATCGAACTGGATGGGAGGATCTCATTTATAGGATTGAAGGTGGAACAGAAAAAAATAGACTATCTAAAGATCTAATTGCACGTAACCAAAGAGAATGGAGAACGACTGTTGTAATGACCTCAGAAGTCTCTATGCTTGAAAACTCAGCACAACATGGTGGTTTAAGATGTCGTTTATTTGAATTAAAAAGGAAATTCACTGCTTCTGCGGAACATTCCAATCGTATAGTAGATGGGATTTCCCAAAACTATGGGCATGCTGTAATTCCTTTTGCAAACTTTCTAATATGCTTAAAAGATGACGAAATGATCCAATTATATCATACTAGACGCAATGCTTTATCAGATAAGCTTAGAAAAAGAAACTCTCTATCATCCCGTATTATAGAAAAACTAGCTGTAATATCAGTAACGGCATCTATTATGAATACAAACATTGGCTTAAAAGTCAATGAAGAATCAATAGATAAGGAAATTATATCCATTCATGATAGTATTACAAGGTCTTTTGATGTAGCTGACGAAGCGTTAGAATTTTTTAAAAGCTGGATTAGCGAGAAGAAAAGTCAGTTTCATCATGAGATTCTTCCTCAGTATCGCAATGCTAAAAATACACATTTTAATGGTAGCTTTGGGGTGAATAGTTTTGGGAAAATATTAATAGACAATAAGGAAAATGTTCTTGAGGTTCTCATATTAACTAAAAAATTTCAGGAGGTCTTTGAAAGAAGCACATTTCCAAAAATTCAAACCATATTGCAAGCTTGGCGTGAGAAAGGAATTTTGATTGGTTCTGACCCAGGTAGATTAGACACAAAACGTACGATTAATGGTATTAGATCGAGAGTGTATATTATTCAGTTTGCCAAAGAGGATTCATCCTATCCAACCTATGAAGACAAGAAAACGGTAGCAGCTGAAGATAATCTTTTTTGCGAGGAGGCTTCTTGA
- a CDS encoding spore photoproduct lyase family protein: MAKRPYIKIYANSEEIFSKADEYIKSRLPEITIFEGAATSDPLALEPYTHVLEDAILHFAKTKQGRFRFVSKYADVNSLLTLEHNNHTEIRLSLNIDAVINAYEHRTPPLAKRLDTLKQLAEAGYPTGIIIAPVFWTKENKPKYKALIEQIGILLGKYPITFEIISHRYTAAAKNNILEIFPNTLLPMNEKDRTFKFGQFGYGKYVYPKETFTEYKEFFSQELSNYFNNEKILYII; encoded by the coding sequence ATGGCCAAACGTCCCTATATTAAAATTTATGCAAATTCCGAAGAAATATTTTCAAAAGCGGATGAATATATCAAATCCAGGTTACCAGAGATAACTATTTTTGAAGGGGCAGCTACTTCTGATCCATTGGCATTAGAACCTTATACTCATGTGCTTGAGGATGCTATACTTCATTTTGCTAAAACTAAGCAAGGACGATTTCGCTTTGTAAGTAAGTATGCTGATGTTAACAGTCTGCTAACTCTTGAACACAATAACCACACTGAAATTAGGTTAAGTTTAAATATAGATGCTGTGATTAACGCCTATGAACACCGTACACCACCATTAGCTAAGAGATTAGACACACTTAAACAGCTTGCCGAAGCTGGATATCCTACAGGAATTATTATTGCACCAGTATTTTGGACTAAGGAAAATAAGCCAAAATATAAAGCTTTAATTGAGCAAATTGGCATCTTGTTAGGCAAATATCCTATTACCTTTGAAATAATCTCCCATCGTTATACTGCCGCGGCAAAGAATAATATTCTTGAAATCTTCCCCAATACTCTACTTCCTATGAATGAAAAAGATCGAACTTTTAAATTTGGTCAGTTTGGATATGGAAAATACGTTTATCCCAAAGAAACTTTTACTGAATATAAAGAATTCTTTTCTCAAGAATTAAGTAATTATTTTAATAACGAAAAAATTTTATATATTATTTAA
- a CDS encoding SIR2 family NAD-dependent protein deacylase, producing the protein MSNKTFINELKDIYEDGYLVPFIGAGLSIPFSVPDWGNLIRNCAIEMGIKEIELPLLEMVEHNLEKYDYWEAVRLIKNYLNRSDEDIQQYVARTVNASINLDVDKSNHNYSDLSKMSFTSYITTNYDHILSEFLMSNFIPINLKDINSNIQNIVNSKSEKRIFHLHGHISDSSSIVLSHDKYMELYNDDKYKILFSTFTNTKTFLFIGFSFNDIFIQKIIKENYEAFKVKHYIVLDRPTAEQIVFLKSNFNLETISYDSHDSSHVEEIRKILLEISELKNDTKKQDLVDDFMDELIEVLPNLEKKRELEKNLFCQKLRLENIKENKIDYSKDCFFTAEQYIRWLKKSGIKNNEKIITHMLHFCYLKYKDLLIQVYEGHKNSDEFLQSVHNALSILNFNHVEKFLDKNMPNEANKKGFIHLVADDEKSQQPVWWGEKRFDK; encoded by the coding sequence ATGAGTAATAAAACTTTTATAAATGAATTAAAAGATATATATGAGGATGGTTACTTAGTTCCATTTATAGGAGCAGGATTATCCATACCATTTAGTGTCCCAGATTGGGGGAATTTAATTAGAAACTGTGCAATAGAGATGGGTATAAAAGAAATCGAATTGCCATTATTAGAGATGGTGGAACATAATCTGGAAAAATATGATTATTGGGAAGCTGTAAGGTTAATTAAGAACTATTTAAATCGGTCAGACGAGGATATTCAACAATATGTTGCACGTACTGTAAATGCAAGTATTAATCTTGATGTTGATAAATCTAACCATAATTATTCAGATTTATCTAAAATGAGTTTTACTTCGTATATCACGACTAATTATGATCATATTTTAAGCGAATTTTTGATGTCTAATTTTATTCCAATTAATTTAAAAGATATTAATTCTAATATACAAAACATTGTGAATTCAAAGAGTGAAAAAAGAATATTTCATCTGCATGGTCATATTTCAGACTCTAGTAGCATCGTTCTTAGTCATGATAAATATATGGAATTATATAATGATGATAAATATAAAATCTTATTTTCTACATTTACAAATACTAAGACATTTTTATTTATTGGTTTTTCTTTTAATGATATATTTATACAAAAGATTATCAAGGAGAATTATGAAGCTTTTAAAGTAAAACATTATATTGTATTGGATCGCCCTACTGCGGAACAAATAGTTTTTTTGAAAAGTAATTTTAATCTGGAAACGATATCTTATGATAGTCACGATTCTTCGCATGTAGAAGAAATAAGAAAAATTTTACTTGAAATTTCTGAATTAAAAAATGATACTAAAAAACAGGATTTAGTTGATGATTTTATGGATGAGTTAATAGAAGTATTACCTAATTTGGAGAAAAAACGAGAATTAGAAAAAAATTTGTTTTGTCAAAAATTAAGGCTTGAAAATATTAAAGAAAATAAAATTGATTATAGTAAAGATTGTTTTTTTACAGCAGAGCAATATATTAGATGGCTAAAAAAATCAGGAATTAAAAATAATGAAAAAATAATAACACATATGTTACATTTCTGTTATTTAAAATATAAAGATTTATTAATTCAAGTGTATGAAGGTCATAAAAATAGCGATGAATTTTTGCAAAGTGTACATAATGCATTAAGTATATTAAATTTTAATCATGTTGAAAAATTTTTAGATAAAAATATGCCCAATGAAGCGAATAAAAAGGGGTTTATACATTTAGTTGCTGATGATGAGAAATCACAACAACCAGTTTGGTGGGGGGAGAAACGTTTTGACAAATAA
- a CDS encoding methyl-accepting chemotaxis protein, whose translation MKIRENMEMYFAERLKNIKVKEKLNLYKKYMLGIIVVLGIVVIVLSLLLNLRLKEITEVWAPTLECVQQLDILTSNYRVNQYGHLVSTTDAEMREYEAELSEIDKKITIISERFMKYSTSDEERKISAEVNKKWLKYKAKSEQVLEASRAHNTKNAGLLMIGDVLDTYQDFQQDFDKLTKFARVELQKAKDSANLMFIIIVAVIVILILIAIVVATMVARIVTRMITEPIAQIEEAVKRMHQGDMSAGKLITYESSDEIGIVADSLRGAMKNLQDYIEEISSTLGEIAKGDLTKDSNEITDFLGDFAEIKESLIHILKSFNSTLTNMQKTSELVSKNSIEISASSQSLANGAANQASAIEELTATIATVVNLAEKSAEDTQKAYDDVKQSTQKAEYGKQKMKELTEEMNSITEISRKIENIITAIENIASQTNLLSLNASIEAARAGSAGRGFAVVAGQIGKLAADSAQSAVNTRELISKTLEEIEKGNIITASTSEAIEAVIREMNGFAEVARMTNQNVENQTRALEQIDQGIQEIAGAVQNTAAASEENTAISENLKDRAAILDEMIKRFKLY comes from the coding sequence ATGAAAATTAGAGAAAATATGGAAATGTATTTTGCTGAACGATTGAAAAACATAAAAGTAAAGGAGAAACTCAATCTATATAAGAAATATATGCTCGGCATTATTGTTGTTTTGGGAATTGTAGTAATAGTACTTAGTCTCTTATTGAATCTTCGCTTAAAAGAAATTACAGAAGTATGGGCACCAACGTTGGAATGTGTGCAACAATTGGATATACTTACTTCAAATTATAGAGTAAACCAGTATGGTCATTTAGTTTCTACAACAGATGCTGAGATGAGGGAATACGAAGCTGAACTTTCTGAAATAGATAAGAAAATTACAATCATTAGTGAAAGGTTTATGAAATATAGCACTAGCGATGAGGAACGAAAGATATCTGCAGAGGTTAATAAAAAGTGGCTTAAATATAAAGCAAAGAGTGAGCAGGTTTTAGAAGCGAGTCGTGCTCATAATACAAAAAATGCTGGTTTACTAATGATTGGAGATGTACTTGATACTTATCAAGATTTTCAACAAGATTTCGATAAATTAACAAAATTTGCACGAGTTGAACTACAAAAAGCAAAAGATAGTGCAAATCTTATGTTTATTATTATCGTGGCGGTAATTGTTATTCTAATTCTAATTGCCATAGTAGTGGCAACGATGGTAGCTAGGATTGTGACAAGAATGATTACAGAACCAATTGCTCAGATTGAAGAAGCAGTGAAAAGAATGCATCAGGGAGATATGTCAGCAGGAAAACTAATTACTTATGAATCGTCGGATGAGATTGGTATTGTTGCAGATTCTTTGCGTGGAGCAATGAAGAATTTACAGGATTACATAGAAGAAATTTCATCTACCTTAGGTGAAATTGCAAAAGGAGATTTGACTAAAGATAGTAATGAGATTACAGATTTTTTAGGAGATTTTGCAGAAATTAAAGAATCTTTGATACATATATTAAAATCTTTTAACTCTACGCTTACGAATATGCAGAAAACGTCTGAACTTGTATCAAAAAATTCAATTGAGATTTCTGCTTCATCGCAATCTCTTGCAAATGGAGCAGCAAATCAGGCAAGTGCAATTGAAGAATTAACTGCTACGATAGCTACAGTGGTAAATCTTGCAGAAAAGAGTGCTGAGGATACACAGAAAGCTTATGATGATGTCAAACAGTCCACGCAGAAAGCGGAATATGGAAAGCAGAAGATGAAAGAGCTTACTGAGGAAATGAATAGCATCACGGAAATTTCCAGGAAAATAGAAAATATCATCACTGCGATTGAGAATATCGCTTCACAGACGAATTTACTTTCTTTGAATGCTTCTATTGAGGCAGCAAGGGCAGGAAGTGCAGGAAGAGGATTTGCTGTAGTGGCTGGACAGATTGGGAAATTGGCCGCTGATAGTGCACAGTCAGCAGTAAATACAAGAGAATTGATAAGTAAGACACTAGAGGAAATTGAAAAAGGAAATATAATTACGGCATCCACTTCTGAAGCTATTGAAGCAGTAATAAGGGAGATGAACGGATTTGCGGAAGTTGCGCGAATGACAAATCAAAATGTAGAAAATCAGACTCGGGCATTAGAGCAGATAGATCAGGGAATTCAGGAGATTGCGGGTGCTGTGCAAAATACGGCGGCTGCATCAGAAGAAAACACGGCAATTAGTGAGAATCTTAAAGACAGAGCAGCTATTTTGGATGAAATGATAAAACGATTTAAGTTGTACTAA
- a CDS encoding winged helix-turn-helix transcriptional regulator, with protein MKKSNNPIDILDEQKFSLAKLSETKKNILFFIHEQNMLGNKVKSQKEIARILNLSASTISKYLKDLEQGGFISSAGKNHTKEYFISSSYKSNSSRDKLERLNLLFGSTPHVSFDVKTIFIKTAPHQAQVYANLLKEIFPKEILSTFHNDEGILVILYEHTYDIVKDFLSKQFIS; from the coding sequence ATGAAGAAGTCTAATAACCCAATTGACATATTGGATGAACAAAAATTTTCTTTAGCTAAGTTAAGCGAAACAAAAAAAAATATTTTATTCTTTATTCATGAACAGAATATGTTAGGAAATAAGGTAAAAAGTCAAAAGGAAATAGCTAGAATTTTAAACCTTAGTGCCTCTACAATAAGCAAATACTTGAAGGATTTGGAACAAGGTGGTTTTATTTCTTCTGCTGGCAAAAATCATACTAAAGAATATTTTATAAGTTCATCTTACAAATCAAATTCTTCACGCGACAAGCTAGAGAGGTTAAATTTACTATTTGGAAGTACACCCCATGTGTCATTTGATGTTAAAACCATATTTATAAAAACCGCACCACATCAGGCTCAAGTATACGCTAATTTATTAAAAGAAATTTTTCCAAAAGAAATTTTATCTACTTTTCACAATGACGAAGGTATTTTAGTTATCCTTTATGAACATACCTATGATATAGTGAAGGATTTTTTAAGTAAGCAATTTATTTCGTAA
- a CDS encoding recombinase family protein encodes MAVYFSRTETIKKVIAYARYSSDHQNPISIEIQIEGIREYCKKNGYEIVATFADEAKSGGGTGKRTNYLKMLDEIKNNLLDFDALIVYRYDRAGRNVHDMKVLEAILLENKKRFISATEKMAETTAGIFHKNIQYAVNEYERGVIGDRSFDGLKSNARDGLHCGGVPPLGYMLDEEQKLIIDVTEAEAVRKIFEMYDDGYGYGNIAARLNEMGYLTKRKLKFKKNSIHDILINEKYQGTYCYNKAYPRDPNGKNNSHKYKDDEDIIRVHDNHPAIIDKEMFARVQERIKLKSRKARESKNNYILRGMIQCRNCGAMLHGDVNRDSKNKSIIRSHYRCPNKKVKACDVKPVNRFILEDFVLELLHKSIFQNANIEQITELINHIIENDEDMLHKIKRYKEALKEQKQQEENLYRSLKYSKSDSMISRITNQIEELSAEQAEFKEKIQVMEEMQQRRFTQEQVQEAIQGLNEYVKANNTQKVKNYLSSYIKKVIVDNEDIEIIFNEENKCA; translated from the coding sequence ATGGCTGTATATTTTTCTAGGACAGAAACAATAAAAAAAGTAATCGCATATGCAAGATATTCATCAGATCATCAAAATCCAATAAGTATAGAAATACAAATCGAAGGAATCAGAGAATACTGTAAGAAGAATGGTTATGAAATAGTTGCAACATTTGCAGATGAAGCAAAAAGTGGCGGTGGAACTGGAAAACGTACAAATTATTTGAAAATGTTAGATGAAATAAAAAATAATCTATTAGATTTTGATGCGTTGATTGTTTATCGCTACGATAGAGCAGGTCGTAATGTTCACGATATGAAAGTTCTTGAAGCTATTCTTTTGGAAAATAAAAAACGTTTTATTAGTGCAACTGAAAAAATGGCAGAAACAACAGCCGGAATATTTCACAAAAATATACAATATGCGGTAAATGAATACGAACGTGGGGTGATTGGAGATAGAAGCTTTGACGGTTTAAAAAGTAATGCTAGAGATGGTTTGCATTGTGGAGGAGTTCCGCCACTTGGCTATATGTTAGATGAAGAACAAAAATTAATAATTGACGTTACAGAAGCGGAAGCTGTTAGAAAAATATTTGAAATGTATGATGATGGATATGGTTACGGAAATATAGCAGCAAGGCTTAACGAAATGGGATATCTTACAAAGAGAAAATTAAAATTCAAGAAAAATTCTATCCATGACATATTAATAAACGAAAAATATCAAGGTACATACTGCTATAATAAAGCATATCCAAGAGATCCAAATGGAAAAAACAATTCCCATAAATATAAAGATGATGAAGACATTATAAGGGTGCATGATAATCATCCTGCCATAATAGATAAAGAAATGTTTGCTAGAGTTCAAGAACGTATAAAATTAAAATCAAGGAAAGCTAGAGAAAGTAAAAATAATTACATATTAAGGGGAATGATTCAATGCAGAAATTGTGGAGCTATGTTACATGGAGATGTGAACCGTGATTCTAAGAATAAATCTATAATACGTTCTCATTACAGATGTCCAAATAAAAAAGTAAAAGCCTGTGATGTAAAACCAGTTAATCGGTTTATACTTGAAGATTTTGTTTTAGAGCTATTACATAAGTCAATCTTTCAAAATGCAAATATTGAGCAAATTACTGAATTGATAAATCACATAATCGAGAATGATGAAGACATGCTTCATAAAATCAAAAGGTATAAGGAAGCCTTAAAAGAGCAAAAACAGCAAGAAGAAAACCTTTACAGAAGTTTAAAATATTCAAAATCTGATAGCATGATAAGTAGAATAACAAATCAAATCGAAGAACTATCCGCAGAACAAGCTGAATTTAAAGAGAAAATACAAGTAATGGAAGAAATGCAACAAAGAAGATTTACCCAAGAACAGGTACAAGAAGCAATTCAAGGATTAAACGAATATGTAAAAGCTAACAATACCCAAAAGGTAAAAAATTACTTATCTTCATACATCAAAAAGGTGATAGTGGACAATGAAGATATTGAGATTATATTTAATGAAGAAAATAAATGTGCATAA